The Apium graveolens cultivar Ventura chromosome 6, ASM990537v1, whole genome shotgun sequence genome contains a region encoding:
- the LOC141667573 gene encoding uncharacterized protein LOC141667573, with translation MGNPIVFFDIKIGGAPAGRIEFELYADTCPKTAENFRAFCTGEKGIGSFGSALHYKGTEIDVIYPYGYMRGGRISKGKYPEVESVYGGEIESAFSDKKNDRPGMLTMYPAQTGLALTFFTITAKAINELSSQYLVFGHAVNGLDVLNAVYSAGTITWPRKQVIIADCGQIINGMSIIRESIKTEVLEIGGILSGRIVIKLFHDTTPLTAATFHSLCTGGTAIGKTSGKALHFKGSTFHRVIPAVMCHGGDFSLEDGSGGEPILNADKFLSESFVDKHTRPGVLSMVNSGKGADGSQFYICTGKTDWLDGKHVVFG, from the coding sequence ATGGGAAACCCTATAGTATTTTTCGATATCAAAATCGGAGGTGCACCAGCGGGGCGCATAGAGTTTGAGCTGTATGCTGACACGTGTCCCAAAACAGCAGAGAATTTTCGTGCATTTTGTACTGGGGAGAAGGGAATCGGAAGCTTTGGTTCGGCCTTGCATTACAAGGGTACCGAGATCGACGTGATTTACCCCTACGGCTATATGCGTGGAGGCAGAATTTCCAAAGGGAAGTACCCGGAAGTGGAGAGTGTCTATGGTGGCGAAATCGAAAGCGCTTTTTCAGACAAAAAGAATGACAGACCGGGTATGTTGACAATGTATCCAGCTCAAACCGGGCTTGCCTTAACGTTCTTCACCATTACCGCAAAGGCCATCAATGAATTATCATCGCAGTATCTTGTGTTTGGACATGCAGTCAACGGCTTGGATGTGCTTAACGCTGTTTATAGTGCGGGTACTATAACCTGGCCAAGAAAACAGGTTATCATCGCAGATTGTGGGCAGATCATCAATGGAATGAGTATTATTCGTGAAAGTATAAAAACAGAGGTTTTAGAAATCGGTGGTATATTATCTGGTCGAATTGTAATCAAGCTTTTCCACGACACCACTCCACTTACGGCTGCAACCTTTCATTCGCTTTGCACAGGTGGAACGGCAATCGGCAAGACATCAGGTAAAGCCTTGCACTTCAAGGGATCCACTTTTCACCGTGTAATTCCCGCAGTCATGTGTCATGGAGGAGATTTTTCACTTGAGGATGGTAGCGGCGGGGAGCCCATTCTTAATGCTGACAAATTTCTCTCCGAGAGCTTCGTTGACAAGCACACTAGACCTGGAGTTTTGTCCATGGTGAATAGTGGAAAGGGCGCTGACGGATCGCAGTTCTACATTTGTACGGGGAAGACAGATTGGTTGGATGGGAAGCATGTTGTCTTCGGATAA